Within the Eleginops maclovinus isolate JMC-PN-2008 ecotype Puerto Natales chromosome 5, JC_Emac_rtc_rv5, whole genome shotgun sequence genome, the region CATATCCTTTAAATATCAATTTGAACCGCTTCACAACAATCGCTAGCACTCATAACCTTGGTAtactttttaatataatttgttATCACATGTTAAATCAACCATATGTTCAGGTCATTGTTATATCATAACTAAATTAACAAGTCATTGAGGTGCCTGATTGTTTGACCAACGTCTATCTGTTGCTGAGATTTTCTTTGTCAATGTGAAAAAGTCACATGGTGTTATACCCGCAGGCCACTGTCCTCCTACaggctttattttctttattgcaAACACATATTGTAGTTGTGCAGTGTTCACAAGTacacaaaaagtgtgaatattCATTGGTTGTTAAAAGCTGTCACAGCTGTACCCTACCATTGGATTTCAGCAACATTAAGCCTGGACTCCGTACAATGCATGATGCTAGGACAcactctgcatgtgtgtgggcaCCAGCCACAAACAAATGATGCAGTTGACTTTCCTGAGTCctgaaatgtagaaaatgaACAATTCAACAATCCAATATTTTTGGTGCTTGGGTGCACTAATATGCCGACTAATGGGATTCTGTTTCACTAATTAAATGACTGGTTCTTCACTCATAACCTTTATACACCAGACAGCAGTCTACTGGTCTACTCTTTGTAAGGCAGTGAAGTTTCCTGATAAGACAGTAGACTTGTGAATCAATAGCAATACttttataattaatttaaataacttctattgaacatttaaaatgtaattttaaccATCAACCTTGTCATGTAGTTTTATGTTCAAACCACGGACAGTTTGGCCTTGCtgcaaatcaaacaaatgtctCTTAAAGCTTGAGTCATTAATGTTTCAATATTAGCAATGAGTCAGATGAGCACATGAGAATTATCAACCAACTCCCCAGTTCCCCTCAGCTCAATGAAGCATTTTAGCGTTGTTCAGCTAACTGGTTTGATTTTACCAGCTGTTAGTGACGCATTTAGTGGGAGACAGAATGTTTCCTCTGGAGCAAAGAGACCAAAACAAAGCTAGGAGAGTGTATAGTGCACTCACATTCATCTGGTAGACACCAAACAAATGATAATGTTGTCATGTAACTTCTGGATATAAGCAACCGTTTGTTAGCATGTTAGTGTTAAACATGTCAATGCAATGGTGTCCCGCCTCGTTTTTCACTTATGCCTTACATTTTCCACGATCAGGACATTGTCCGCCCTAAAATGTGACTTGAAGCTCCACAGTTCTGTTCCATGCCCCCATTGTCTCCCCAAAATTGTAGCTATGAACAATCATTTATCCAGCTCAGCCTTAATGCCACTTGGTTACTGCCTTTACATCGAGTGTGTCCACAACCTGCCTGGGAACAGCGTCCAATCACCACAGAACTGTGTTTGTCTATGTGGCGTTCACACTCATATCTGTCTGTGCTCAGATCTCCGTCTACCAATGACTTCATGTGTTTTGGGACATCTCCAGAGCCCAGAGGTGGATGTAGGAAACATCATTCTCTGTGCAGGCTTCTCACTGGAAGTTTGCTAGCTGTATTCAGGACCTTGATTCTCATTTACAGCAGCTAAACAACAGCttttaaaccaaaccaaactGCCAAATGCTTTGCTTCTTTTTCAGgttctataaaataaataatggagCTGGATCTGATGACTGAAAGGTTAAAGTCTCAATACTATACATTAAACATAAAGTGCTTTAAACCACTAGCTCAGGTACTCCAGGGACCCTGGAGTAGCCCCCTTCTGGCTGACTGTATGGATCTTTGGGGCTTCAGAGGTGACCCAGAGCTCCAGGAAGGTTATCCAGGAGGCCGTAACCAAAATTCTACTCGCAGTCATTTGATTtagaaattataataatataaacgCAAACATAGTCTTCCTTGGCATGCATGAATAAATGTATGCAtacattattgatattattcatataataattattataataatgatattattcaaagtatttgttttttcaaacgGACCAAGTGTAAcaaaacattaatataaaaaagtgAAACGATTATTTATGCCAGGTTTGGTTATTATCTTATTCCCATCTGCATGACAATATACAGCCACAGATCTGGATTAGATCTGATATGCCTTTtaatctctctctccttctctctctctctctctctctctctctctctctctctctctctctctctctctctctctctctctctctctctctctctctctactgaATATAGAAACAGAACAGTGGAATATTATTTTCATTCGTTTATATGCTTTGTGTTGGGCATAGCTGCCTGTTTTTAACACATTGGATATGAAATCTTATGACTGATCATAACTGAGCTAACAGAGGATCAGGAGTAAAAAGAGCGTTATACAATTTATGACAAGCCGTGAAGGAAAACGTGACGGGATCTAAAATGTGTCCATAGAGTATGTCAGTGTTTCACAGCTCCGGACGGGCAGCGGGTCTTTTCTTCTTGCGGCAGCCGAGGGAAACGGCTTGGAGGTCGGTAACAGGGTTAGCTGGGAACCGGCCCGGACGTTTTACCGGCTGCACGCTTATCAACCGGCTACTCAAACTGAACACTTACAAATGCACTGCTAGTAACGGTATGGCCCTCTGCATCACAGACCGGATTACATCGACAGTGTTGACCATGATATCGCTAATTAATAATtcatagttattattattattattattattattattattattattattattattattattattattattattagtagtagtagtagtagtagtagtagtagtagtagtagtagtagtagtagtagtagtggtagtagtattATAACTTTTATTGACAAtagtattgttgttattattattattattattattattattattattattattattattattattgttattgttgttgtagtCGTTGTCGTgactttaactttaaataggTTCTGCTATTATCCGTTAGGGATATCTCTAATATGACGTAAGGAGAGTACCCTATATAATAAGGTCACATCAATAAGACCAAAGGTGATAAAGGCTGCTTTGTAATATGATTTAATTTGGAGTCAATTGCTTTGGAGAGTGAATCTTCTGGAAGCAGTAAAAAATATTGACGGAATCCGCAGATTagttataatatttaataagcTACTACATTAAAATACTATCTTGTGACTTTTCTTTTGGGGGAAatttaaaaacgttttgttGTCAGTAAAACTCTAAAATGATATTGCAGTGGCATTTTGTAACAATATAACATATGCATTAAAGAAGATTTATGGATATGCGAACAATCTGACAGATTCCTAAGAAAttataaatatcaaaaacacaataaatcccCGGATTAGCaaggaaataaaatagatttaaGGCCAGGAGACTGACAGGCTGCTTACTGTGTCTGCGGCCTCCACACTGTGACTCtttgacattaaataaatgaacaaaccGAACACACACCACAAACCCATCCAACACCGGGATGGTGAGGAGGATTTCTGAATAGCGTCAGGACTATAAACCGACCTTATTTCAACATTTGGATTTACCTTATCATGAGGATATGCGTTCATTAAACTgcaaatcaaaatgaatcacACGGTATCCTGGCTTCTCATTCACACAACATTGGCTACATACAATATGTTCAATATATGAATAGAAATGTTAGCGTGTAGCCTATACTGAAAGCAATGCGCGGCAACATTTTTcgttaaaacattttaaaacacatatttaaaaaataaaataatatttacctATAGCCTACATACTTCCTGTGCTAGTAACTCTACATGCTAGGAGCGAGAAAAGGATCATCTCATTTTATTCTGACCTTGTAGGTTAATTGTGGCTGCTTGAATGCGTGCGCGTGGCCCCGCGTGTGTACGCGCGCGCGCGTGAGAGCCAGCTTGTCTACTTAGCAGGCCCATTGACATTAAAGAGAAGTAAACAGTCCTGCAGACCGTgccaggagggggggggggggtcgccATTGGTCTACAGATGCTGAATTCAGTTTCTCCTCCCCGGTAGTAACGATGACGTAGTAAAtcagactctctctctctctctctctctctctctctctctctctctctctctctctctctctctcacacacacacacacaccccatccctccctctccttctcgTGCATGCAGGCTGGTTTTAGTCTGGCTCAGTGTAAACCCGTCAGTAGTGACCCGGTGTCTGCCCGGACTGGTCCTGCCTTGCCAAACGGCTCCGAGGCTGCTGAGACTCCAGACAGGATGAGAGGCTGCACAGAGGTACAGAGGACTAGACTGTAAGTGAGAAATACAGAAAGAGGAGGGATAACGCTGCTGAGACTTTataagaagaggaagaggaaccaTGTCCTAGAGGAGGAGCTGCGGACCGAGAAGGCCTGGTGGAACAGAAAGCAGCAGGTCTGCTGCACGGATCACCGGCCCGCACGGTCGGGCCTGGCCGGCTGAAGCTGGTAGAACCTTCAGGATGCAAACCTCTGCTCAGGACCCACGTTAAACAGCGAGGAGAGTTTACCACAGAGAGAGctgcgcgtgtgtgcgtgtgtcgaAGTGCGAGAAagagagttgtgtgtgttttggtgagtgggtgcgtgtttgtgtgtcagcatgAGTCTGGTCTCGGGGTTTCCTCACCACCCGGTCATGCACCATCACGACAGCCACCACTACTCCCTGCACGCGGCGGCGGCGGCCGGTCGGTGTCACGAGGAGACCGGGGCTCCTCCGTACTTCACGAGCTGGCTAATAAGTCACGCGGATATGTCTCCAACCGAGTACAGCCTCGCGCCCGGGTTCAGCCCAGAGTACCATGGCAACAGCGGCGGCGGGTCCACCGGCGGCCTGGACCCcctccatcaccaccaccactacgGACCCGGCGCCTTGGTCCCGGGGGCCAGCGCCATCTCGGTAAACGGAGCGGCAGTCGGTATGCACCCCCACACACTCCCGCGGCCCGTGAAGCGGAGACCCACCGCCAACCGGAAGGAGCGGCGGCGGACCCAGAGCATCAACTCGGCCTTCGCCGAGCTGCGGGAGTGCATCCCCAACGTGCCGGCCGACACCAAGCTGTCCAAGATCAAGACGCTGCGGCTGGCCACCAGCTACATCTCCTACCTGATGGACATCCTGGACAAGGACGGACAGCACGGGGACACGCAGGCGTTCAAGGCCGAGCTGAAGAAGACGGAGGCCCGGGAGGAGCGGCGGAAGAGAGAAGCGGTAAGAACCCAGCTGAACGAGCCCATTTGTGCTGGGCGTTTTTCTAAAATAACTCCTAATAACTTCATCCCATATCCGCCTCATAAGAGGACACATAGCTCACATCAGCACAGTCTGTTCCGGGGGAGAGATCAGTCAGAGCCCGAACTATAGCGGGCTGCAGTTGATGGTTTTGGGGGAAGTTGGAAATATTTGGTCTAGAATTAAAGGTATTTTCTGAGATATATATTCGGTGCTAGACACACACTGAGCCGTGTGTCGTCATTGTACAGGCaataagagaaaaagagaagccTCAAACAGATGACTGTTTATTAACGTTCGGTGAGGATAAGCACAGATAAACTAGGCCTATTGCCGAGCTTCAATACAATagtgttgatttttttaattattattattattattattattattattattattatatatggGCCTTTTAGTCCGAATTTTGTTAAGGCGTTAATAATAAAACGTTTAGCTAAAAAGGAAACGTCCGGCTGGAATTGTGCTCCTGTAGAGGCCAATAAGAAAACCTACAGTAAATGGAACAGAAACATTGATTCTGTCCATTGCCATTGACTCTCGCATCAGAAAAAAAACGCcataaaagcaatttaaaaaatacagttttatgtAAAAACCGTGTGCGTAGTCGTAGAACAACACAGAGTTTAATATGGCTCAGCTCtctattttaacatttgatcaaatatatttttgccatattatccactacatttatttattccaattcaaatgtttgtcttttgtgCAAATAGCCTACGAGCGGCGGGAACaaattgttcaaaaataaaacatcaagcCTTCAAAATGTAAAGGTATTAAATTACTTGCCTACTGGAGTATTATTGGATAGTGCAGGGCAGTTTTCTAAAGGTCAGCGGCCATCCCTGCCTTTACATGTATATGTTTAAACAAGGTTATATATCAGAAGGAGAGTTTATGGTGCCTTCACGGGCAGCCTGCAGTCAGCTGCACGGTGGAGCTCAGTGTGACACACTGCTTTAACTTCACATTTATGCTTTATATGATCGGCTTtcacaatattaatatttatgcaccataacaaacaaaaaacaattgttaaAGATAAAGTATCTCAATTGACCGAAATTCACGAGCAATATGTTTCTGATATGTTTATTGCGAAGAAGTGTCTGAACAGCCAGCTCTCGGACGGCTGTTATACACACGGGGTCAAAGCAGTGAGACGATGAAATGAATCACACCACACCAACATGTGAATGAGAAAGCTGCTGTTCTGTGAGAGGTTTCAAAAGCTAGCATAAAGTGCAGCTACacaggagagagaaatgaaagagtAACACTGTAGGCCTACACGAATCACATCGTACGGAGGCTATAGCCCTATTTATGTGGGCGAGGAATTGTAAAAGCGAATGAAGCATGTGGTCTGCTTAAGAGAGAGTCAACAGGACATACAAGTgtgtttactctttttttttttttacaatttacacTTAACTCCTTAACACAGGATTACTGTATGGGTCAAACCTATTGCATCCCCCCACTATTGAACCATATAAACACATAGATTTCACACAATGATGGAAGCATGTGAATGAGTCTCTGTAACAGTGCAGCCAGAAAGTAGTCCGCCATCCTCAGACAGAGTGGAGCCAGCAGGGGCCAGAACTATTATCATAGCAACACTTTGTGATGCTGTGGCCGCACAGCCTGCTGGATGATCCTCAGGACTGCTGCATGTGCTGcccatatacatatatatatacatttatatacagcTGCAGCTTTACAGCGTTCTACAGAGGCTCAGATTCAGTGTTTGG harbors:
- the hand2 gene encoding heart- and neural crest derivatives-expressed protein 2, yielding MSLVSGFPHHPVMHHHDSHHYSLHAAAAAGRCHEETGAPPYFTSWLISHADMSPTEYSLAPGFSPEYHGNSGGGSTGGLDPLHHHHHYGPGALVPGASAISVNGAAVGMHPHTLPRPVKRRPTANRKERRRTQSINSAFAELRECIPNVPADTKLSKIKTLRLATSYISYLMDILDKDGQHGDTQAFKAELKKTEAREERRKREAVEIPKTAPSSSSSSSSSSAGDKKSKGRTGWPQHVWALELKQ